The following are from one region of the Paenibacillus sp. JZ16 genome:
- a CDS encoding glycoside hydrolase family 13 protein — protein MQKVWWKEAVAYEIYPRSFMDSNEDGIGDLQGVISRLDYLKDLGIDVIWVCPIYRSSNNDNGYDISDYQDIMTEFGSMADFDQLLAEIHNRGMRLIMDLVLNHTSDEHPWFIESRSSRTNSKRDYYIWRNARDGAEPNNWESVFTGSAWEYDELTDQYYLHLYSKKQPDLNMENPAVRDDLVKMIRWWLDKGIDGFRVDAITHIKKLPGLPDMPNPNHLRYVDSNPGHRNIAGIHEFLQQFKREAFAHYDIMTVGEASGIPIAEADRWIGEENGSLNMIFQFEHVNLDFGLEGRWDYAVWDLAELKQIMHKWQTGLEGVGWNALYMENHDQPRSVSRFGDPVHYHKESSKMLATFFMLMQGTPFIYQGQEIGMTNVEFAELSDYRDVEIYNYYRERLLDGKDVSETMRRIAYRARDNARTPMQWDDTLYGGFSTVVPWIRCNPNYHEINVEQQLTDPDSILNYYKALIRLRKSSEALIYGKYEAVLKEHSEIFAYSRSLGNETYLIVLNFYSGTPDFQFPAEWSEHQPEVVLSNYERSDRSFDEFALHPYEAIVYRVN, from the coding sequence TATATGGGTATGCCCCATCTATCGTTCGTCCAATAACGACAACGGTTACGATATCAGCGATTATCAGGATATTATGACGGAGTTCGGGTCCATGGCCGACTTCGATCAGCTGCTGGCCGAAATCCATAACCGCGGCATGCGGCTTATTATGGATCTGGTGCTCAATCATACCTCGGATGAACATCCGTGGTTTATTGAATCCCGTTCCTCAAGGACCAATTCGAAGCGGGATTACTATATCTGGCGGAATGCGAGGGATGGAGCGGAGCCGAACAATTGGGAATCCGTATTCACCGGCTCCGCTTGGGAATATGACGAGTTAACGGATCAATATTATCTCCATCTCTATTCCAAGAAGCAGCCTGATTTAAACATGGAGAATCCGGCGGTCAGGGATGATCTGGTCAAGATGATCCGTTGGTGGCTGGATAAAGGGATTGACGGTTTCCGCGTGGATGCGATTACCCATATTAAGAAGCTTCCGGGTTTGCCGGATATGCCGAATCCGAATCACCTTCGTTATGTCGACTCGAATCCCGGACATCGGAATATCGCGGGCATCCATGAATTTCTTCAGCAATTCAAACGCGAGGCGTTCGCTCATTATGACATTATGACGGTTGGCGAAGCGAGCGGCATTCCGATAGCGGAAGCAGACCGCTGGATCGGGGAAGAGAACGGGTCGCTGAACATGATTTTTCAATTTGAGCATGTCAATCTTGATTTCGGACTGGAAGGACGCTGGGATTATGCGGTCTGGGACTTGGCCGAATTGAAGCAGATCATGCATAAATGGCAGACGGGCCTTGAAGGCGTGGGCTGGAATGCCCTCTATATGGAGAATCACGATCAGCCGCGGTCCGTATCCCGTTTTGGCGATCCGGTCCATTATCATAAGGAATCGTCTAAGATGCTGGCTACTTTTTTTATGCTGATGCAGGGGACGCCGTTTATTTATCAGGGACAGGAAATCGGAATGACGAATGTCGAGTTTGCAGAGCTGAGTGATTATCGGGACGTGGAGATCTACAATTATTATCGCGAGCGGCTTCTGGACGGGAAAGACGTGTCCGAGACGATGCGTAGAATCGCGTACCGGGCTAGGGACAATGCAAGAACGCCGATGCAGTGGGATGACACGCTCTATGGCGGCTTCTCAACGGTTGTGCCGTGGATCCGCTGCAATCCGAATTATCATGAAATCAACGTAGAGCAGCAGCTAACCGATCCCGACTCCATTCTGAATTACTATAAAGCCTTGATCCGACTGCGCAAATCCAGTGAGGCGCTGATCTACGGAAAATATGAAGCCGTGCTTAAAGAGCATTCAGAAATTTTCGCCTATTCCAGATCGCTCGGGAACGAGACGTACTTGATTGTTCTCAACTTTTATAGCGGAACACCGGATTTTCAGTTCCCGGCGGAATGGAGTGAGCATCAACCGGAAGTTGTACTCTCGAATTACGAGCGCTCGGACCGAAGCTTCGACGAATTCGCGCTACACCCTTATGAAGCGATAGTTTATCGTGTAAACTAA
- a CDS encoding NAD(P)-dependent alcohol dehydrogenase has protein sequence MSQFNMMSAAVLDRPLSIGVKQVPIPEPKPDEALIQVYCIGICGSDVHYYEHGRIGRYEVKEPLILGHELAGVVVRTGEKVRNVSVGDRVAVEPGVTCGRCSYCKSGRYNLCPDVVFMATPPVDGAWAEYVAVRSDFLFRLPDEMSFEEGALLEPLSVGLHAVRRGRIRPEDRVLVLGLGPIGLLAMEAAKMSGASQVYGSDVVEYRRDLALQMGASGVINPMGESVSQRLNELTDGNGIDLIIETSGNAGAIADSIGYVNRGGRIVFVGLPTKDAIPVDIGALVDAELDVYGVFRYANTYPAAIQMLQNKASRIRDIITHQFSLDQIEEAVELARTHKDTSVKVMIYPHPNA, from the coding sequence TTGTCACAATTCAATATGATGTCTGCCGCCGTTCTTGATCGCCCGTTATCCATCGGGGTGAAGCAGGTTCCCATTCCCGAGCCGAAGCCGGATGAAGCCTTGATTCAGGTATACTGCATCGGCATATGCGGCTCGGACGTGCATTACTATGAGCATGGACGGATTGGCAGGTATGAGGTGAAGGAACCGCTGATTCTGGGGCATGAGCTTGCCGGCGTTGTGGTAAGGACGGGGGAGAAGGTAAGAAATGTCTCCGTTGGTGACCGCGTGGCCGTGGAACCGGGCGTAACGTGCGGGCGCTGCTCTTATTGTAAAAGCGGACGTTACAACCTGTGTCCGGATGTTGTATTTATGGCAACCCCGCCGGTTGACGGAGCTTGGGCCGAATACGTTGCGGTGCGAAGCGACTTCCTGTTCCGGCTGCCGGATGAAATGTCCTTTGAGGAAGGCGCTTTGCTTGAACCGCTGTCCGTAGGACTCCATGCCGTACGACGGGGGCGTATCCGGCCAGAGGACCGGGTGCTCGTGCTCGGACTGGGGCCGATTGGCTTGCTTGCCATGGAGGCGGCCAAAATGTCCGGAGCCTCTCAGGTATATGGCAGCGACGTCGTGGAATACCGGCGTGATCTGGCCCTGCAGATGGGAGCCTCCGGCGTGATCAATCCGATGGGCGAATCCGTTTCGCAGCGATTGAACGAACTGACGGACGGCAATGGCATTGATCTTATTATTGAAACGTCGGGCAACGCCGGGGCCATCGCGGATTCGATCGGATATGTGAACCGGGGAGGCCGGATCGTGTTTGTAGGTCTGCCCACAAAGGATGCGATCCCGGTGGATATTGGCGCTTTGGTTGACGCCGAGCTGGATGTATACGGCGTGTTCCGCTACGCAAACACGTACCCGGCGGCTATTCAGATGCTGCAAAACAAGGCCAGCCGCATACGCGACATCATCACCCACCAATTTTCCTTGGATCAGATCGAGGAAGCCGTAGAGCTTGCTCGCACGCACAAGGACACCAGCGTAAAAGTCATGATCTATCCTCATCCAAACGCTTAA
- a CDS encoding sigma-70 family RNA polymerase sigma factor, with protein MSELRAKESKQQQFSENMEKCKNKLYRVAYCYVKNEQEALDIVSEATYKGYLAYDRMNTPQYFDSWMTRIVINAAIDHLGRKKRVTYMEDQTQDYAAEEHAVPLEEKMDLYDALDRLLPEEKTYIILKFFEDLRFREMADVLSVSESTVKTRFYRIIGKLKSYLIEGEVDSL; from the coding sequence GTGAGTGAACTGAGAGCGAAAGAGTCGAAGCAGCAACAGTTCAGCGAAAATATGGAGAAATGCAAAAACAAGTTGTACCGGGTAGCCTATTGCTATGTCAAAAATGAACAGGAGGCACTGGATATCGTCTCCGAGGCAACCTATAAGGGATATCTCGCTTACGATCGGATGAACACGCCGCAGTATTTTGATTCCTGGATGACCCGGATCGTCATTAACGCTGCCATCGACCATCTCGGTCGCAAGAAGCGGGTTACTTATATGGAAGACCAGACGCAGGACTATGCAGCCGAAGAGCATGCCGTACCGCTGGAAGAGAAGATGGATCTGTACGATGCGCTGGACAGACTGCTGCCGGAGGAGAAAACCTACATCATTTTGAAGTTTTTTGAAGACCTGCGCTTTCGAGAAATGGCGGATGTGTTATCCGTGTCCGAAAGTACCGTCAAGACCAGGTTTTATCGTATTATCGGAAAATTAAAATCATATCTAATCGAGGGAGAGGTCGATAGCCTATGA
- a CDS encoding MFS transporter — protein sequence MKRKSFRYLWIGQALANSGDLFYIVGLMAMIHEITGSAMLMAMVPFLTTMARFISGSFAPVLMDKYSLKSLLASSQIGKTAMLFLLLVTCYVLGELEVTVYAILGFVFLISLLDGWAAPASHAMLPRLVDAAELTKANSFVAIVDQLIQLGGWAVGGLLVAALGGSNVIWLTFALALAAAVCMKMIEDRHESTPEQNEKARVSNWRSIQEGWTLIWKQPSIRAIHVIYVLETMAGVIWIAATIYVYVADVLHREEAWWGYINASFFLGLMLGGLFGMRGAGLIDRNIRKFVICSSFGISIMTFGFGLTSVPWLALVFSAGFGVFEQLKAVSLQTTLQRGVSVHVLPKVYAAQSALVSLVFGLSTLLFGFITDEFGVRATYIIAATVLFISGCYALRIRTRLPESGEGLEQGRIGIE from the coding sequence ATGAAGAGGAAATCTTTTCGATATCTCTGGATCGGTCAGGCGCTCGCCAATAGCGGCGATTTATTTTACATTGTCGGTCTGATGGCTATGATCCATGAGATTACAGGATCTGCCATGCTGATGGCTATGGTACCCTTTCTCACGACGATGGCACGGTTTATAAGCGGGAGCTTTGCACCCGTATTAATGGATAAATACAGCCTCAAGTCACTGCTTGCTTCGTCTCAGATCGGAAAAACGGCCATGCTGTTTCTGTTGTTGGTAACCTGCTATGTGCTGGGAGAGCTGGAGGTGACGGTTTATGCAATTCTCGGATTCGTATTCCTCATCTCTCTGCTCGATGGCTGGGCTGCACCTGCAAGTCATGCCATGCTGCCGCGTCTGGTGGATGCCGCTGAGCTGACGAAAGCGAACAGCTTTGTTGCCATCGTGGATCAGTTGATCCAACTGGGAGGCTGGGCCGTTGGGGGACTGCTGGTCGCAGCCTTGGGCGGAAGCAACGTGATATGGTTGACCTTTGCTCTGGCCCTGGCAGCCGCTGTCTGCATGAAGATGATCGAGGATCGGCATGAATCCACTCCGGAACAGAATGAGAAGGCGCGCGTTTCGAATTGGCGTTCCATTCAGGAAGGGTGGACACTCATTTGGAAACAGCCTTCTATTCGGGCGATTCACGTGATTTATGTATTGGAGACGATGGCGGGCGTGATTTGGATCGCGGCGACCATCTACGTGTATGTAGCCGATGTGTTGCACAGGGAAGAGGCATGGTGGGGATATATCAACGCAAGCTTTTTCCTGGGACTTATGCTGGGCGGACTGTTTGGCATGAGAGGCGCAGGGCTGATCGACCGCAACATCCGCAAGTTCGTTATCTGCTCTTCCTTCGGCATCAGTATCATGACGTTCGGTTTTGGATTGACCTCGGTGCCTTGGCTGGCCCTGGTGTTCTCGGCAGGCTTCGGCGTTTTTGAACAGCTTAAGGCAGTCTCGCTTCAGACTACACTGCAGCGGGGCGTATCTGTCCATGTATTGCCGAAAGTGTACGCTGCCCAAAGCGCGCTAGTTTCGCTGGTATTCGGCTTATCCACCCTGTTATTTGGTTTCATAACCGATGAATTCGGCGTTCGGGCTACGTATATCATCGCTGCCACGGTGCTGTTCATCTCGGGATGCTACGCATTACGGATACGAACGAGATTGCCGGAGTCAGGGGAGGGGCTTGAACAAGGACGGATCGGCATCGAATAA
- a CDS encoding PadR family transcriptional regulator, with translation MENLTEMLKGSLEGCVLEIISRRETYGYEITRRLNELGFTEVVEGTVYTILVRLEKKKLVNIEKKPSDMGPPRKFYSLNEAGRQELELFWEKWDFLSSKINVLKSN, from the coding sequence ATGGAAAATTTAACTGAAATGCTGAAGGGTTCGCTGGAAGGCTGCGTGCTGGAAATCATCAGCCGCCGTGAAACCTATGGCTATGAGATTACCCGCCGTCTGAACGAGCTTGGCTTTACCGAAGTCGTGGAAGGGACGGTCTACACCATACTCGTGCGGTTAGAAAAGAAAAAGCTGGTGAACATTGAAAAGAAACCGTCAGATATGGGGCCGCCGCGCAAGTTTTACTCACTTAATGAGGCTGGCCGTCAGGAGCTTGAATTGTTTTGGGAAAAATGGGATTTCTTATCCTCCAAAATCAACGTCTTGAAGTCAAATTAG
- a CDS encoding DUF1048 domain-containing protein, translating into MLEMFKKMIGDKKEYKMMMARVEALPEDYQFVFKKIQNYMWNFSTGNGMDMLHMQYELIELFEAGAADGRQVLEITGDDVASFADELVANAKTYVAKYREDLNQDILNRLGKK; encoded by the coding sequence ATGTTGGAAATGTTCAAAAAAATGATTGGTGATAAAAAAGAGTACAAAATGATGATGGCACGGGTTGAAGCCCTTCCAGAGGACTACCAGTTTGTGTTTAAGAAAATTCAAAACTACATGTGGAATTTCTCAACGGGCAACGGGATGGATATGCTGCACATGCAGTATGAATTAATCGAGTTGTTCGAAGCCGGTGCGGCCGATGGCAGACAAGTGCTGGAGATCACTGGTGACGACGTGGCGTCCTTTGCCGATGAACTAGTGGCAAACGCTAAAACCTATGTAGCCAAGTATCGGGAAGATTTGAATCAGGATATCTTGAACCGATTGGGAAAAAAATAA
- a CDS encoding ABC transporter ATP-binding protein — protein MRNAAISVKGLKKSFKDKEVLKGVDFEVQRGEIFALLGSNGAGKTTTVNILSTLMKPDGGEVGICGFDVQRQPDHVRQSISLTGQFAALDGMLTGRENLMMIAKLRGVSNPAQVADNLLARFSLTDAANRRADQYSGGMKRRIDIAMSLIGTPAVIFLDEPTTGLDPEARIEVWDTVKELAGGGTTILLTTQYLEEAEQLADRIAILHSGKIITTGTLAELKAMFPPAKVEYIEKQPTLEEIFLAIIGNKEAM, from the coding sequence ATGAGAAATGCAGCGATTTCTGTAAAAGGGTTAAAAAAATCCTTTAAAGACAAAGAAGTCTTAAAGGGGGTGGATTTTGAGGTGCAGCGCGGCGAAATTTTCGCACTGCTGGGCTCCAATGGAGCGGGCAAGACGACGACAGTCAATATCCTCTCGACGCTGATGAAGCCCGATGGCGGGGAAGTGGGTATTTGCGGCTTTGACGTCCAGCGTCAACCGGATCATGTTCGCCAGAGCATTAGTCTGACAGGGCAGTTTGCAGCTTTGGACGGCATGCTCACCGGGCGGGAAAACCTGATGATGATCGCCAAGTTGCGGGGAGTTTCCAATCCTGCTCAAGTTGCCGACAATCTGCTTGCAAGATTCAGCCTGACCGATGCGGCTAATCGCCGGGCAGACCAGTATTCCGGCGGGATGAAGCGCCGGATTGACATCGCCATGAGCCTGATCGGGACGCCAGCCGTCATTTTTCTCGACGAACCGACGACAGGGCTTGATCCCGAAGCGCGAATTGAAGTCTGGGATACCGTCAAGGAGCTTGCCGGCGGCGGCACGACCATCTTGCTGACGACCCAGTATCTGGAGGAAGCCGAACAGTTGGCGGACCGTATCGCCATCTTGCATAGCGGAAAAATCATCACGACCGGTACGCTTGCCGAACTCAAGGCGATGTTCCCGCCAGCGAAAGTGGAATACATTGAGAAGCAGCCGACGTTGGAGGAAATTTTCCTCGCGATCATCGGCAACAAGGAGGCGATGTAA
- a CDS encoding ABC transporter permease, with translation MKNKTGTLLGRLMRNILRSPDTIITVAITPIMMMLLFVYVFGGAIETGTNNYVNYLLPGILLMAVASGVAYTSLRLFTDIKSGLMARFVTMPIKRSSILWAHVLTSLVSNALTVVVVFLVALLMGFRSSASILDWLAVAGILGLFTLALTWLAVIPGLTAKSMEGATAYSYPLIFLPFISSAFVPTETMPKMVRAFAENQPVTSIVNTIRSLLYEGSVGNGIWVALGWCVGIMVIAYFFASKQFKRQLG, from the coding sequence ATGAAAAACAAAACAGGGACATTACTAGGACGTTTAATGCGCAACATCTTGCGCAGCCCGGATACGATTATCACGGTGGCGATTACGCCGATTATGATGATGCTGCTGTTTGTCTACGTATTTGGCGGTGCCATAGAGACAGGTACGAACAACTACGTCAATTATTTATTGCCGGGAATCCTGTTGATGGCTGTCGCATCCGGCGTCGCTTACACTTCACTGCGGCTGTTTACGGATATAAAAAGCGGGTTGATGGCGCGTTTCGTTACCATGCCCATCAAGCGCTCTTCGATATTGTGGGCTCACGTGTTGACCTCGCTAGTTTCTAATGCACTTACTGTTGTTGTGGTTTTCCTTGTCGCGCTGCTGATGGGCTTCCGTTCAAGCGCGAGTATCCTGGATTGGCTTGCGGTAGCGGGGATACTAGGGTTGTTTACGCTGGCGCTGACATGGCTGGCGGTCATCCCTGGATTGACAGCGAAGTCTATGGAAGGGGCGACAGCCTACTCGTATCCGCTGATTTTCCTGCCGTTTATCAGTTCGGCCTTTGTCCCCACCGAAACCATGCCTAAAATGGTTCGGGCGTTTGCAGAGAACCAACCCGTGACATCTATCGTGAATACGATTCGTTCCCTCTTGTATGAAGGGTCTGTTGGGAACGGGATCTGGGTTGCGCTTGGCTGGTGCGTCGGCATCATGGTCATCGCTTACTTCTTCGCCAGTAAACAATTTAAACGCCAGTTAGGGTAA
- a CDS encoding WIAG-tail domain, which produces MQLIMEKEMPEIKGAFIYTEDIGEYAVTESRIASRAVTASKLSRGAVGPEAIQDYSITSLHIADEAVTSGKIAPLSVTGEHLMDGILSTRKFRDGSVNASKIKDGSITSQKLADHAVVSDKIADGAITARHLQQLLVTTDLLEDQAVQGDKIASSAVETRHLANESVHSSKLAEDAVTSTKIREGAVTGKKIADDAISASHIKPQSIESKHLASEAVTAEHIAAGSIGSGLIADGAINAGHIEEGSLSARHLADGAIGSEQIRPGSIGSDQISINAVSARHLADSSVTSSKLADQSVHTVKLVEQAVTASKIADQSILPNKIANEAVQTRHLAKGTVESDQIASNAIQTRHLAADAVNAEHIAEGSILPKHLAPQSVIGRAIHPKTIAEQHLADGAIGKQHLQPASVGEETLAPESVTSQKLALGSVGGAIIAKHGVTSGNIASEAIQQQHLSGGSVGAEALQNGAVREQHLADGSIASRHLQKGSVRTQALAQGAVTTDKIAAGSIAESSIGDGVIAPRHLGDHAVTSPKLSPESVTTDKLTDLAVTSNKLAESSVSAGKIAPKAVQSTHLSPSAVTSEAIQNKAVTSEKIAPQAVEGAHLGLESILGKHIVQEAIHGYHLKKKSIMLSHLADESRSAEALFADGSIPGVKIGSQSITEAHLSPSSVSGSALQANAVSGDKIKPLSISAVHLQEASVQSDHLGVDIVKSQHMDEGSVTGRHLASGSVNARHIQAESIESAHITNDAVLPEHIAGESIQSGHLAEGAVNSKHIELFSIQSHHLAPYSINAAHLGNQSVGHVHLQPDSVGVDQLQPGAVKSRQLAEGAVLPHHLQISSIGSQHIEAGAITTELVQDGGITGSKIADDSITGKHVAEGSLTGAQIADGAIGCKHLGPDAFDNFTLAEGSVTGSKIAEASITGLHVAEGSLTGIQIAEGAIGCKHLGPDAFNNFALAEGSVDGSKIAEASITGAHIADGSLTGAQIADGTIGSRHLGPDAFNNFTLAEGSVTGSKIAEASITGAHIADGSLTGLQIADGAIGSKHLGPDAFNNFTLAEGSVTGSKIAEASITGKHVAEGSLTGAQIADGAIGSKHLGPDAFINFTLAEGSVTGSQIAKTSITSAHIADGSLTGAQIADGAIGSRHLGPDAFNNFTLAEGSVDGSKIAEASITSTHIADGSLTGIQIADGAIGSKHLGPDAFNNFTLAEGSVDGSKIAEASITSTHIADGSLTGAQIADGTIGSKHLGPDAFNNFTLAEGSIDSDKLANGAVTSAHLADGAVTGQQLTKGAVTAEHLSFAPIRSAAGQPKLQQFGMTPFVFGAEALTEVTVQFEEAFAGINYIIVGMSNNPGFQISLKSQREDAAVLEVSRQPNCNLAYGFMSWIAIGPSR; this is translated from the coding sequence GTGCAGCTGATTATGGAGAAGGAAATGCCTGAAATTAAGGGCGCATTCATATATACAGAGGATATAGGGGAATATGCGGTAACCGAAAGCCGGATCGCTTCGAGAGCAGTCACAGCATCCAAGCTGTCGCGTGGTGCCGTTGGGCCTGAAGCCATACAAGACTACAGCATCACCAGTCTGCACATTGCCGACGAAGCCGTGACCTCAGGAAAAATTGCGCCATTATCGGTCACGGGTGAACATCTAATGGATGGCATCTTATCTACGCGCAAGTTTCGAGACGGTTCCGTGAATGCCAGCAAGATCAAGGATGGCAGTATAACCTCGCAGAAGCTGGCAGACCACGCCGTAGTTAGCGATAAAATCGCGGATGGGGCTATTACTGCACGTCATCTTCAACAGCTTCTCGTGACAACCGACCTGCTCGAAGACCAAGCGGTTCAAGGAGACAAAATCGCATCCAGCGCCGTAGAAACCCGACATCTCGCTAATGAGAGCGTCCATAGCTCCAAGCTTGCAGAGGATGCAGTCACTTCGACCAAAATCCGTGAAGGTGCCGTAACAGGAAAAAAAATCGCCGATGACGCCATCTCAGCGTCCCACATAAAACCGCAAAGCATCGAAAGTAAGCATTTGGCAAGCGAAGCTGTAACTGCAGAGCATATTGCTGCCGGCAGCATCGGGTCAGGCCTAATTGCAGATGGTGCCATCAATGCCGGACATATTGAAGAAGGCTCGCTCAGCGCCCGCCATTTAGCGGACGGAGCCATAGGCTCAGAGCAAATCCGGCCTGGCTCTATCGGTTCCGATCAGATCAGCATCAATGCAGTATCCGCCCGCCATCTGGCTGATTCCAGTGTCACAAGCTCCAAGCTTGCCGATCAATCCGTCCATACGGTGAAGCTGGTGGAACAGGCGGTGACGGCTTCGAAAATCGCGGATCAGAGCATACTTCCTAACAAAATTGCCAATGAAGCCGTCCAAACGCGTCATCTGGCTAAGGGCACGGTGGAATCGGACCAAATTGCATCGAATGCCATTCAAACCCGGCATCTCGCTGCGGATGCAGTAAACGCCGAGCACATTGCCGAGGGCAGCATCTTACCTAAGCATCTCGCGCCTCAAAGCGTCATAGGGCGCGCCATTCATCCCAAAACGATAGCGGAGCAGCATCTGGCTGACGGAGCGATCGGAAAACAGCATCTTCAACCCGCATCCGTCGGAGAAGAGACGCTGGCCCCTGAGAGCGTGACGAGCCAAAAGCTTGCGCTTGGATCGGTTGGCGGAGCCATTATTGCTAAGCATGGCGTGACCTCCGGCAATATTGCCAGTGAGGCCATTCAGCAGCAGCATCTGTCAGGGGGCAGTGTAGGCGCCGAAGCTCTGCAAAACGGTGCGGTTCGCGAGCAGCATCTGGCCGATGGCTCTATTGCCAGCCGTCATCTGCAGAAGGGAAGCGTACGGACTCAAGCGCTCGCCCAGGGTGCGGTAACGACAGATAAAATTGCCGCAGGCAGCATCGCGGAGTCCTCGATCGGCGATGGGGTTATTGCGCCTCGACATCTGGGGGACCACGCCGTAACCTCACCGAAGCTGTCTCCGGAAAGCGTGACCACGGATAAACTGACAGACCTTGCCGTAACTTCTAATAAACTGGCTGAGAGCAGTGTCTCTGCTGGCAAAATAGCTCCAAAGGCCGTTCAATCCACTCATCTCTCGCCGAGTGCGGTGACTTCCGAAGCAATTCAGAACAAGGCCGTTACTTCGGAAAAAATCGCTCCGCAAGCTGTAGAGGGCGCACATCTGGGACTGGAATCCATCCTGGGCAAACATATCGTGCAGGAAGCTATTCATGGTTATCACTTGAAGAAAAAATCCATCATGTTAAGCCATTTGGCCGATGAAAGCCGCTCGGCGGAAGCGTTGTTTGCCGACGGCAGCATACCGGGCGTAAAAATCGGGTCGCAATCGATTACGGAAGCCCATCTCTCGCCTTCGTCGGTCTCGGGATCCGCGCTGCAGGCGAACGCCGTGAGTGGTGACAAGATCAAGCCTCTTTCCATTTCAGCAGTGCATCTGCAAGAAGCGAGCGTCCAGTCTGACCATCTGGGTGTGGATATTGTGAAGTCACAGCATATGGATGAAGGATCGGTGACTGGACGCCATCTTGCTTCCGGCTCTGTCAATGCCCGGCACATTCAAGCCGAAAGCATAGAGTCCGCACATATCACGAACGACGCTGTCCTTCCTGAGCATATCGCCGGAGAGTCGATCCAGAGCGGACATCTTGCCGAAGGCGCTGTGAACTCCAAGCATATTGAGTTATTCTCGATTCAAAGCCATCACCTGGCGCCGTACTCGATCAACGCAGCGCATCTTGGAAATCAGTCTGTCGGTCATGTCCACCTGCAGCCGGACAGCGTTGGCGTCGATCAATTGCAGCCGGGGGCCGTAAAATCGAGGCAGCTGGCGGAGGGTGCCGTTCTTCCCCATCACCTGCAAATTTCCAGCATCGGTTCGCAGCATATCGAAGCCGGCGCAATCACAACGGAACTTGTGCAGGACGGTGGAATTACAGGCAGCAAGATTGCTGACGATTCCATCACCGGCAAGCACGTTGCTGAAGGATCGCTGACGGGCGCACAGATTGCCGACGGAGCCATCGGCTGCAAGCATCTTGGACCGGATGCTTTCGATAACTTCACGTTAGCCGAAGGATCGGTTACTGGCAGCAAGATTGCTGAGGCTTCCATCACTGGATTGCATGTAGCTGAAGGTTCGCTTACTGGTATCCAGATTGCCGAAGGGGCCATCGGCTGCAAGCATCTCGGACCGGATGCCTTCAATAACTTCGCGTTGGCCGAAGGATCTGTTGACGGCAGCAAGATTGCCGAGGCTTCCATTACAGGCGCTCACATTGCTGACGGCTCCCTCACTGGAGCGCAAATTGCCGACGGAACCATCGGCAGCAGGCACCTCGGACCGGATGCCTTCAATAACTTCACGTTGGCCGAAGGATCGGTCACAGGCAGTAAGATTGCTGAGGCTTCCATTACAGGCGCTCACATTGCTGACGGCTCCCTCACTGGATTGCAAATTGCCGACGGAGCCATCGGCAGCAAGCACCTCGGACCGGATGCCTTCAATAACTTCACGTTGGCCGAAGGATCGGTTACTGGCAGCAAGATTGCTGAGGCTTCCATCACCGGCAAGCACGTTGCTGAAGGCTCGCTGACTGGCGCACAGATTGCCGACGGGGCCATCGGCAGCAAGCACCTCGGGCCGGATGCCTTCATTAACTTCACGTTGGCCGAAGGATCGGTGACGGGTAGCCAGATTGCCAAGACTTCCATCACGAGCGCCCACATTGCTGACGGCTCGCTGACTGGCGCCCAGATTGCCGACGGAGCCATCGGCAGCAGACACCTCGGACCGGATGCCTTCAATAACTTCACGTTGGCCGAAGGATCGGTTGACGGCAGCAAGATTGCAGAGGCTTCCATCACGAGCACGCACATTGCTGATGGTTCGCTTACTGGTATCCAGATTGCCGACGGGGCCATCGGCAGCAAGCATCTCGGACCGGATGCCTTCAATAACTTCACGTTGGCCGAAGGATCGGTTGACGGCAGCAAGATTGCAGAGGCTTCCATCACGAGCACGCACATTGCTGACGGCTCACTTACCGGAGCGCAAATTGCCGACGGAACCATCGGCAGCAAGCATCTTGGACCGGATGCCTTCAATAACTTTACGTTAGCCGAAGGCTCCATTGATAGCGATAAACTTGCAAACGGCGCCGTCACAAGCGCCCATCTGGCCGACGGAGCCGTTACCGGACAACAATTGACTAAAGGTGCCGTAACGGCAGAACATTTAAGCTTTGCGCCAATACGCAGCGCAGCCGGCCAGCCGAAGCTGCAGCAATTCGGCATGACGCCTTTTGTATTTGGAGCTGAAGCCTTGACCGAGGTGACCGTCCAATTCGAGGAGGCTTTTGCTGGGATCAACTATATCATTGTGGGAATGAGCAATAATCCTGGCTTCCAGATCTCCTTGAAATCCCAGCGTGAGGATGCCGCCGTCCTAGAAGTAAGCCGCCAGCCTAACTGCAATCTCGCCTATGGTTTCATGTCCTGGATAGCCATCGGCCCTTCACGATAA